One Synechococcus sp. Nb3U1 genomic window, TTTCCAGCGTTACCTGATATAGGAGAATATAGCAGATTCAGCTCAATCCCTTGCTCCATAAGGTTTTTTGCCTAGCTCAAGAGCCTGTGTAAAGTCGGAAAAGGCTGTAATACTGATCCTGTTCTGGATCTGCTCTCTTCTGAATCTCTGCCAAAGTTGCCTGAAGGATCCCGTAGTTGTGGATCTCAAGATTTGACTGCACCTCATTGAGACTCAAGACTCATGAGGACTGGAAGACCGAGAAACACTGTAAGTGCGTCCTCGCCAAGACCGGGGCCGACTGAGAGCAGACAGAACAATCCTTAACACTGCCAAGGGATCCGCCAGAGGGGAAAGCCAGAACGTCCAGGGGGGATCCTGATAAGAACCCCGAATGCCCGCAAGCAACCTAAACCGGAAGGCGATCAGCCCCAGGTTCAACCCCAGCAACAACGACTCCGTTAGGGAGAAGGGAAGCCCTATCCCGGCTGCGCCCAATAACCCCAAAACTGTTACCCAAGGGATCCCTTGCGTAAGAACCAGCAGAACCACATCTCCCCACAACTGTGGGGCTGGGGTCGCATCTTTCAAATCCAGCGAACGACCCCATTCCCTCCAGGTTTCCCTGAAAGAAGTATACATGCGCACCTTGAGCAAATGCCGACCATCCCAAAAGCCCACTTTGAAGCCCGCTACCGCGATCTGCCGGACCAAGGTCACATCATCACAAAACGAGGCCCGTGCCACTGTGTAGCCGTCCATAGATTCCAGTACCGACCGCCGCACCAGCATACATTGCCCATTAGCCATCGTCCGTTCCGGGAGAGTGGCGGGATCCCCTGCTGCCCCGTAGCGATAAATCAGGGTGACCAAAAGAGCCGGTTGCAGCCAGCCTTCTCCCCAG contains:
- a CDS encoding glycosyltransferase, translated to MNGIPGWTFDALALTVLVLQVPMVLVLLARLLPSLRRPAPLPADPPDFPALPGSVSVIVPTLNEAERIDPCLQGLHAQGSALREVLVVDSRSQDGTPEKVWAMATRDPRFRLVTDDPLPTGWVGRPWALHYGFLKSDPTSEWILGIDADTRPQPGLVERLLETAQNQGFDLITLAPQFILQHWGEGWLQPALLVTLIYRYGAAGDPATLPERTMANGQCMLVRRSVLESMDGYTVARASFCDDVTLVRQIAVAGFKVGFWDGRHLLKVRMYTSFRETWREWGRSLDLKDATPAPQLWGDVVLLVLTQGIPWVTVLGLLGAAGIGLPFSLTESLLLGLNLGLIAFRFRLLAGIRGSYQDPPWTFWLSPLADPLAVLRIVLSALSRPRSWRGRTYSVSRSSSPHES